The window TAGAAATTCTCATAAACCTATAGGCACACTAACTGAGCCGCTTAGCTTGTCGCGGCATGGTGAAACCAGCATTATGATTCCGGTAAAACTAAGAGATCTTCAACGTCAGGATAAAACAGCGGTTATGGCCATGCTTCAGGATTCCCGGGTTATGAGGTTTCTTGGGCCCCGCCGGGCTTTAACAGAAGATGAGGCGGATTCGTGGTTTGAGAATGCGCTTGATAACCCGTCACGTTTTGCTATTGCCCAATCTGATACTGATGAGTTCATCGGATTCTGCGGTATTAAAGAGATCGAAGGTGTTTTGGACTTCGGCTATTTCATCAGATCGGAGTTCTGGGGTAATGGCATAGTGGTAAGGGCCTCCAGACTGGCGCTTGAAAGGTTGTCGGCTGAGATCGACACAGAGTCCGTTCAGGTTTTTATTGCTGACGATAATGTGGCAAGCAAGAGAGTGGCCCAGAAATTGGGCTGGCAGGTCACACACAATGGGACTAAGGATGGGGAGTATGGTGGATATTACCGGATCGTCCTGTAATGCATGAAAATGACCTGTGACTTTTCTCCGCTTTAACGCACCCCAAAGTAAAACCGACAGGCACTGAATGCCTGAGTATCAGAATGATCACCAGAAATAAGATTTAACTTTAATTAGTGTTAACAAGTCCTAAACATGCATCATAAAAGCTATCCAGATAGCATTTTTCAGTAACGAGTAAAAATATGCACAAAATTCAGTGTCAATGCGGGGCTCTTAGTGGTCATGTTCGGGGAGCCGGAACCTGTAGTCGGGTGGTATGTTACTGTGCCGACTGTCAGGCTTTTGCGAAATTTTTAGGCCGGGCAGGTGATGTTCTGGATGCACAGGGAGGGACTGAAATTGTGCAGTTGGCACAGCCCCGTGTGGTTTTTTCACAAGGTAAGGAGCATCTCGCGGCTGTGCGGCTTAGCGATCAGGGGATGATCCGCTGGTATGCCGCCTGCTGTAACACTCCCCTTGGTAATACGCTGCCTGATCCTAAGGTTTCATTTATCGGCCTTATTCATTCGGTGCTGAATCGTGCAAAAATGGCCGAAGATTTTGGCAAGAATATCGCAATAGTCAATGTGGATTCTGCTATAGGAGAACCGAAGCCGAAGCAAAAAGGACTCCCCGGTATGATTGTAAGATTTTTGTGGATTATTTTATCCATGCGTATCGGTGGTAAGTATCGTAATTCTCCGCTTTTTACTGAGTCTGGTGAACCTGTTGTGTCACCCGTTATACTCAGTGGCGAAGAGTTAAATAATTTAAAAAATACCCTGTGATAAGGTGTTATGTATTAACAGCGTCATGGGCTATAAACCCTGTAGTGACGGTGATTACCCGGTTAACCAGACATCGCTATGATTAAACCCGCTGTTAAAAAAGAGATCCTTGCCCGCATTGAAAACGCCGAGAAAGAGCATGGCGTCCGCGTTCTTTACGCGGTTGAATCGGGTAGCCGTGCCTGGGGATTCGAGTCACCGAACAGTGATTACGATGTGCGTTTTATCTATGCGCATCCTAAAGACTGGTATGTGGCGGTGGACCTGGAAGATAAGCGTGATGTTATCGAGTATCCGATTGTCGATGAGATCGACATCAACGGCTGGGATATCCGCAAAGCCTTAAAGCTGTTTTCACGCTCGAATCCGGCCTTTGTCGAGTGGCTGCAGTCGCCCATTGTTTACCTTGATCGCGGTGATTTTGCGCGCAGGTCGCGTGAGCTGTTGAGTACGGTCTACTGCGTTGAAAAAGGGATTTACCACTACCGCAGCATGGCGAAAACGAACTACCGGGGTTATCTGCGTGATGATCTGGTGCCGATTAAAAAATACTTTTATGTATTGCGTCCGTTGCTGTCCATTATGTGGCTGGAGAAATATCGCAAGCCTGCCCCCATTGAATTTGAGACTCTGCGCCAGATGATTGCCGGCGACAGAAAACTGAATGAGCAGATTTCTGCACTGCTGGTGCGCAAGAAGATCAGTCTGGAAAAGGAGCTTGCTCCGCCTATTCCTGAGCTGAATCAGTTTATCGAATCTGAATTAGAACGTCTGGAATCCTTTGCTGACAGTACAAGGAAAGAGCAGTCGGTAATGGATGAGCTGAATGCTTTATTTCACGCGAGTCTGGTTTTATAAAGCATCCGGAATGGCCCCTTATTTTTCTGAAACCGGAATTTTGAATGGATAAGAACGTAAAAACCCGTTTCGACCAGTACCCGGACTCTGCCCGTCATCAGCTTTCCTCGTTGCGGAGCCTGATTTTTCAGACCGCTGAACATCTGCAGTCAGGTGCTGTTGAAGAATCTCTGAAATGGGGTGAGCCCAGCTACAGTGTTAAAAGCGGCAGTCCGATCCGGATCGACTGGAAGCCTGATACTCCGCATAACTGCTATGTGTTTTTTAACTGCAACACCAAACTGGTTGATACCTTCCGGGTTCTGTATGGCGATGTACTGGCGTTTCAGGGCAACAGGGCCATTGTATTAGACCTTTCCGCAGCGCTGCCTGAGTCTGCGCTGCGCCATTGTATTGAACTTACGCTGACTTATAAAAAGCGCAGGCATTTGCCATTGCTGGGAGCCTGACAGACTCAGTTCCGTTGCGCTTTCAAAAAATCAGAAAGCCCATACAAATGTCAGTTTGTATGGGCTTTTTCTTTGCCCTGAGCCGGGGCTGGCTGCGCCCGGATAGCAGGCCTCGGCCCCAGATTTCATGTTTACCTGAGATGCTTATATGAATTGGCACGATAGGACCATTTTTACTGAGGCCGTTGCTCTCTAGAATGGCCGTCCGGGGAAAGGAATCTCAATCTGATAAACATAATAAAGCTGAGATCAATATGACTCTGAAAAATGCTGCATTCAAACCACTGCTGGCCGCTTCTTTACTGATAGCCGCTATGAGCGGTCAGGCCATGTCTGATACGCCAACCGCTACTCAGGAAGCTACGGCGCCCATTCCTGCACCCGAAACCTCTGTCAGCAACCTGGCGTATGCGGATGATTTAAAGCTGCTGGCCTACAACGTGTATATGTTGACCGGTGCTATTTCCGACTGGTCGCAACAAACCCGTGCGGAACTGATTCTGCAATCGGACGTTATTCATGGACACGACGCCATTATTCTTAATGAAATTTTTGATAATGGGCCGGCGCAAACCCTGCTGGACGGCCTGAAAAGTCAGTATCCGCATCAGACTCCGGTACTGGGCCGCACCAAGAGCGGCTGGAATCAGACGCTGGGGGCATACAGTAATACCGCTCCGGAAGATGGTGGTGTGGCCATTGTCAGCCGCTGGCCGATTGAGGAACAAATTCAGTACGTCTACAAAGAGGGTTGCGGAGCGGACTGGCTGGCTAATAAAGGCTTTGTGTATATCCGTCTGGATAAAAACGGCCATGACTATCATGTGATTGGCACCCATGCTCAGGCTGAAGACGGCGCCTGTTCCGATCCGGCTGCCGTGCGCAAAAGTCAGTTCACCGAAATGCAGCAGTTTATTGCCAGCAAAAATATCCCGGCCGATCAGGTACTGTTTATCGGTGGCGATTTTAACGTAATTAAAAACAGCGCCGAATACCCGGATATGCTGGAAACCCTGCATGTGAATGCACCGGATGCCTATGCCGGATTTGATACCTCCTGGGACCCGGAATCCAACGGTATTGCCGCCTATAACTATCCGGACCTGCCCAGCGAATACCTCGATTATATTTTTGTTTCCCGTGATCATGCGCAGCCAACCTACTGGCATAACCAGTCGCTGGACGTGACCTCGCCACGCTGGGAAAACAAAAATTATCAGTATCAGGAGCTGTCCGATCATTATCCGATTGCCGGTTTCTCCTATGCCGATGACAACACCCGCACCGAAAGCTACCGCTTTGTGAATCAGCCTTATTCCGCCGTGAAGTTCCGTAATCAGGCCAATGGCGCTTATATCAAAATTAACGCCAGCGATAACGACGGCTGGATTAAGGTGAATGGCAGTGCCAGCGATGCGGCAGCCAGCTTTAATCTGGATAACTGGTATCCGAAAAACCGTGCTTTCTGTATCCGCAGCAACGACTTTGTGCAGGTACAGGGTAATTTGCGTGTCGGTTCTTACTGGAACTGGTGGCTTGGCGGTGGTGGCGGTAATTATGCCTACTTTACCAAACAGGATAATGCCTCCAATAAATTACGTATCCGTATTCTGAATGACGATGGCGACTGTCTGAAAAACGGCGATCAGGTGGTCTTTGTTGATCGTGATACGGTGAGCGGCAAAGATTATTATCTGCAGCGCTGGCCGTCAGGTTCCTGGACCGATCATCTGTATATGTGGTCAGGTTCGGTGGGCGCTAACGAAACCTTCACCGTCGAGATGGGTGTGGGTCAGAAGCAGGACTGGACGTCAAAACTGCGCTACGTGCAGTAATTATCAGGCTTCGGTCTGATGGGAAATGGCGTGCTTCGGCACGCCATTTTTTTATTTGTGCCATTGACTGAAAACTCAATGACATTCAGTCTGGCCTGTAGAGCAAAGGAGTGGCTTTACTGATTGATGGCTGGGAGAGATCGTACTCTTCTGGCCTGACAGGGAGGTTTTTTGATAAAAAATACTAAAACGGAATCTCATCATGAAAAAAATAATATTGGCATTGTCACTTGTGATTTTTACATCAGCCGCTTTCGCTCACAGCGGCGGTTGCCGGAAAGACAGTCCGGCAGGGCAGTGCTGCCATGCCGGGTCACAGCCTTATCACTGTCATTAATTCGGTCTTAATAAACAGGGCCACTTTCTTGGAATGACCCGTTGAGCCGGCGGTGCTGAAATGCTGCCCGCCGGTTAAACAGCGCTATTAATTCCCTTCCGTCAGCATCTCCGCCAACAAATCAAATACCCGCTTAACTCGCGGATTGGTGCGCAATTCCCGGTGGCAGACCAGCCATAACGGTACGGTTACCGGTGCGCCGCGTTCGCTGAAGGCGCGGCGGAATGTGGGTTCGGCATCGCCAATCTGTTGCGGAAAAAAGCCAAGGCCATTGCCTTGTTTGACCAGTTGCCATTGCAGCATCTGAAAGGTGGTGACGATGGGAAAATTCTTCTGGCTCAGCTGCCAGCCATGCTGGTTAAGAATATTCATCAGTCTGTCGTTGCGTTCAAAACCGATAATCTGAATATGTGGGTCAATGCTTGTTTTGCTCTTGCCGGCAGCCTTGTTAACCGCATCCAGATTGTTAAGGTACTCGTGGCTGCCGTACAGCCAGATAGGTTCGTCGGCGAGTTTCCTGACGATTAAATCGGGCTGTTCGGGGCGGAAGCTGCGGATGGCAATATCGGCTTCACGCCGCTGTAAATCGCTGATGTTGTTGGAGACCACAATTTCCAGCTGGATGCCGGGTTCGCGCTGGCGGATAGCGTCGATTACGGCGGGCAGGCGGAATATGGCGTCAATTTCGCTGGCGGCAATACAGACCGGGCCTTCGGTCAGTTGTGACTGCCCGGCGGCCGTTAAAGCAAAGCGGTTGGCGGCTTCAGCCATGGGGCGCAGGTGCTCAAGCAGGGCAGCGCCGCTGTCGGTCAGCTGCAGTCCTTTACCGACCCGCTCAAACAGGGTGATGCCGAGTTCCTGTTCCAGTGCCGCGACTTGACGGCTGAGGGTGGGCTGGCTGGTATTGAGCAGACGTGCCGCGGCCGACAGCGAGCCTTGCTCGGCGCTGATTAAAAACGCGCGGGCGTGGTTCCAGTCGAAGTTTACCGAGCCCCAGTCCATATCCTTTCCTCCTTAAATTCATTGTACCTATGCAGATGTGCATATTAACGATGCAACTTTAGCGGATTTCTATGCGTTTTGTGTATGGATAAGCTGGGCAGACTGAAATGAGGGCTCAGGCTATGAAGAAAATCTGCATCGTTGGTATCTCGGGCAAACTTGGCCAGTATATGACCGAACACGCGCTGGCACGGGGTTATGAAGTGGTGGGCGTTTGCCGCCCGCAAAGTGTCGCTAAGCTCAGCCGTTTTGCCGGACAGATCCGTATTTTTCCCGGGCGTACGGATGAGCGCGAGGTTATCCGTGCGGCGGTCGCCGATTGTGATGCAGTGCTGACGGTGCTGGCGCCCTGGGGCGTGCAGGGCTATGCCACCAACACGGCGCAGGCGGTGCTGGATTTTGCCCCGGCGGAGGCACGCCTGGTGTTTTCCTGCGGCTGGCATATTTCGCGCGACGGTAAAGACCGTTATTCCTGGCAGCTGCGTTTATTCGTCGCACTGTTCGGGCGGCTGGCACGCTGGTTATGGCTGGCGGATCTGAGTGACCAGGAAGAGGCCTGCCGCCGGGTGTTTAACAGTAAAAAACGCTGGACAGTGGTGCGTGGCAGCGATCTGGAAGAGGGCGAGCCGGAGGGGTTACCGCGCTGGAGCGAACATGTGGGCGATGCCGTACTGGCCAGTAATCTGACCCGGCGTACCGACTTTGCGCTGTTTATGGTGGCCGCAATCAGCAACGATGAGCTTATACATAAAGCACCGGCCATTGTTGGTTGCCGTAGCGTGTCAGCGTTGGCAGCCGGTGCCTGAGCAGTTCTGTTATTAACAGGTCTTGTATTAACAGGCCTGGCTGAATCAAAGCCAGCGCCTTACCCGCTGACAGTAAGCGCGGTATTCGTCGCCGAATAATTCGCTCAGGGCTTTTTCTTCGGCCTCAATCTGAAAGTGATTCATATAAGAGATAAACAGCGGAATGCACAGTGCGCTCAGGTAATTACCCAGCACCATCGCCAACGCGCCAAGCAGCAGTACGAAGCCTGTATACATGGGGTTACGGCTCAGGCGATAAACGCCGGTCTGCACCAGTGTGCTGGCCTGTTGCGGGCGCATCGGATTCACGGTGGTGCGGGCGCGGCGGAAGCTGGCAACTCCGGCCAGGCAGAAGACGGCGCCGGCGAAAAACAGGGCCAGCGTTATAACCAATAGCGGAGAGCGCAGGCCATGCCAGCCACTGATATGGCCGGTACGCAACATCACTGGCAATAACATCAGCAAGGCGGTCAGGCCAGTCAGCAGCAGTGGCGGTATTTTTAACTGCAGAAATTTCATCGCTGTACTCCATCATGAGGTTGCTGCGCGCAATCGGCAGGCCCTGGCATCATGACAGAGTTATTTCCCCTGTATACAGATCTGAATTTCATCCAGCACCGGCTTTCATTACCCCGATCAGATAATCACGGATGACCCTCTGCCACGGTTCCGATAAACTTAGGCAAAACTTATACAAGGCAGGAGATAGTGTCCGTGAATTCGCCTCAACGCCCGCCCTTTGGCGTGCTGCTCGCCAATCTTGGTACTCCCGAAGCGCCGACACCCAAAGCGGTGCGTGAATATCTGGCTGAGTTTCTCTGGGATAAGCGCGTGGTCGATGTGCCGCGGCCGCTGTGGTGGCTGATTCTGCATGGTGTGATTCTGCGTATCCGTCCGGGCCGGGTAGCCAAGGCCTATGCCTCGGTCTGGGGCGAGCATGGTTCACCGCTGATGACCATTTCCCGTGCCCAGCAGCAGGCTCTTAAAGAGGCCTTAAAGGCACAGTATGGTTGCGATATTCCGGTGGTACTGGCGATGACCTACGGTCAGCCGTCGATGGAGCAGGCCGGGCGTGAACTGCGCGCCGCCGGCGTCGATAAAATGCTGGTGTTGCCGCTGTACCCGCAGTTTTCTTCCAGCACCACGGCGGCGGTGTTTGATCGTCTGGCTAAGGCGCTGAAGCCTTGTCCGCATCTGCCGGAAACCCGCTGGGTCAACGAATACCATCAGCACCCGGCGTACATCAAAGCGTTGGCTGATTCGGTGCGCGAATACTGGGCTGAGCACGGTCAGGGCGACCGTTTACTGATGTCGTTTCACGGTATTCCGCAGCGTTATGAAGACCGTGGTGATCCGTATCCGTCACAGTGTCGGGCAACTGCACTGGCGCTGGCTGCCGAGCTTGGATTAAACGAAGAACAGTGGCTGTGCTCGTTTCAGTCGCGTTTTGGCCGGGAAGAGTGGGTGAAGCCTTATACCGATTTTACCCTCACCGACTGGGGTAAAGCCGGTGTTGGCCGGGTGGATGTGATCAGCCCGGCTTTTGCTGCCGACTGTCTGGAAACCCTGGAAGAGCTGGATGTGGAAAACCGCGAAACCTTCCTGCATAACGGCGGCCGCGAGTATCACTATATTCCCTGTCTGAATGACCGTGCCGATCATATCGGTATGATGGCGCAGCTGGTGAAGGACAATACTCAGGGCTGGTAATTCAGCGTGCGCCTCCCCGCGCTTCTCGGCTCTTGCAGCGGCCTGATTTACTGGGCCGCTTTTTCTTTTTATCGGTGCTTATCTCCTGTGGTGAATTTATGAAAGAACGCATTGCCCTGTTTGTCGATGTGCAGAATATTTATTACACCACGCGCCAGACCTTCGGCTGCCATTTTAATTATCAGGCCTTCTGGGATCAGCTGACCGGTGGGCGCGAAGTAGTGCGCGCGGTGGCCTATGCCATCGACCGTGGTGATGCGGCGCAGATGAATTTTCAGCGTATTCTGCACAATATCGGTTTTGAGGTACGGCTTAAGCCTTTTATTCAGCGCCGCGATGGCTCGGCCAAAGGCGATTGGGATGTGGGCATCACCATTGATTTACTGGATGCCGCGCCTGAAGCCGATATCGTGGTGCTGGCCTCCGGTGATGGCGACTTTGATCTGGCACTGGAGCGGGTTAAACGCAGCGGTGCCCAGGCCTGGGCTTTTGGTGTTGAGGCGTTAACCGCCCAGGCGCTGATTAAAGCCGCCGACCGCTTTATTGCTATTGATGAGTCGCTGCTGCTGCGACGCTGAGTTTTATTTTCCGATGTGGGGCTGCCTTATTCCGGCATTTGGCTGCCTGTCGCGCCTTATTTGCTGAGCGCTGCGCTTTTGGGTTTCTGATCTGTTCAGATTGATCATGGCTGGTCGTCATTATCTGTGAAATCATCACCACACTTTTTGATGCTTTGCCGTTAACCGGGCTGTAACAACAGCGGCCGGAGACGGCCTCAACCGTATAAACCATCTGGAAACCTTATGAGCAGCACCGACCGTATTCTCTGCGAAATCAAAGATCATATTGCTTACGTGTATATGAACCGCCCGGAAAAACTCAACGGGCTGGATATGCCGATGTTTAAAGAGATGATCGCCTGCGCGAAAAAACTGCGTAAAAACCGCAGCGTGCGCGCCGTTATTCTGGCCGCCAAAGGTGACTCTTTCTGTGCCGGTCTGGATTTTAAAGCGCTGAGCAAAGATCCGATGATGGTGCCTAAAGTCTTTTTAAAATGGCCCTGGACCAAACAGAATATCGCCCAGCAGATTGCCCATTGCTGGCGTGACCTGCCGGTGCCGGTGATCTGTGCCATTCACGGTAACTGCTTCGGCGGCGGTATGCAGATTGCGCTGGCCTGCGATTACCGTATCGCTACACCGGATGCCAATTTATCCATTATGGAAATGAAGTGGGGCCTGATTCCTGATATGAGCGGTATGGTGACGCTGTCACGTTTAACCCGCGTGGATATCGCCCAGGAACTGACCATGACCGGCCGTCAGTTCAGCGCGCAGGAAGGCTATGAATATGGTCTGCTCAGCAAGCTGTCGGCCGATCCGCTGGCTGATGCTCAGGCACTGGCAGAAGTGATTGCCAGCAAATCGCCGGATGCCATTGCCGCCACCAAATATTTATTCAAAAAATCCTGGAAAGCCGATACCTGGAAAGCACTGCGCTGGGAGCGTTGGGTGCAGGCACGTTTACTGGGACGTAAAAATCAGCGTATTGCCATGGCCAATGGTCTGGCCGGTAAAGATAAAGAGCCAAAACCTTTTAAAGACCGTACGTCTTTCCTTTGACTTATGACCGTGACAAATAAGTCATTAACTTGACTTACTGCGTCCGTTTCAGGCACGGTGTGTGAGATGCCGTGCCTGAGCCTTATATCTCTGGCATTGCCTTAGGCAATATACCGGCAGTAGAACCAACAGGATGAACTATTCGCTGCCTGTACGCTTCATTATGCACAGTAGGGAATGAGCTATGGCAATGATGCATGAAAATATTAATTGTCGACGACCATCAGTTATTTATTGATGGAATACGACATGTTCTGGAAAAAATAACTGAAAATACCGATATAAGTGCGGCTAACAGCGCTGAAGATGCGATTGCCCTATTGGAGGCCGACTCGTCTTATGAGTTGATTCTGGTCGATCTGGTTATGCCGGGAATGAACGGTATTTCAATTATCCAACGGATGCGTGAGCAGGGAATATGGACTCCTCTGGTTATTATGTCCGGAGAGGAAAACCCAAGAGCTATTAAAGCTGCACTGGAAGCCGGAGCTCTTGGATTTATTCCAAAAAGCGCTGGCAGTGCGGATATGCTGGCCGGTTTGCAGCAGGTTCTCAAGGGCGGTTTTTTTGTTCCGGACAGTATTCTAAGCCGTATAGAGGCCATTCCACCACGTCGTCAGACCAGCAGTCAGCTGACCAAACGCCAGCTGCAGGTGCTGAAATTCCTTGCTTTGGGTTATTCAAACCGGCAGATAGCGCAGACTCTGTTTCTCACCGAACACACCATTAAAGCCCATGTCAGTTCCTTATTTATTGAACTGAATGCGGCTAACCGCACAGATTGCGTTCATATCGCGCAGCAGGAAGGCCTGATCTGACAGATCTTTCTGCAGATATAATTCGCCGCTAATCAGGAATAATAATGTGAATGTCACTGATATAGAGCAGCGAATTACCTTCGCTGCGGTAGAGCCTTACTTTACTAAAATGCGTGAGTGGGCATTAATGACAACGGTTGTTCCTCTCGCGGTTGTGGTTGTTATGTGGCAGCAGACCGATATCATTCTGTTGTCAGGATGGTTCTTGCTGATCATTCTGGGAATTTTCAGCCGCCTGGCTGTTATTCATGCCTATCGAAAGCGAAACGTTGAGTATAAATATGCAGAAACATGGCGAAATCGTCTGTTGCTACTCTCAGCATATCTGGGGTTGCTGTGGGCATTTGCTATATTCACTTTTTTTCCGGAAAGCGATAACCCTCATCAGATTTTTCTGATTACCCTGGCAGTAACACTCAGCGTGGGTTCAATTTCAGCAGGCACCCACTGGTTACCATTTTATTATTTTTACGGAGTACCCATCATGGCGGCGTTAATCTTACGCCTGCTGCTGGTAGGGTCGTTGCCGTATATCGTCCTGGCTGCGATGATGCTGTTTACTTTATTGGCATCTTATAATTTTGCCAGAAGCCTGAATGCGATTGTGCGTTCGGAAATGCGGCTGCATTACGAAAGCGAAGCGCTGGCGCGGGAGCTGCAACTAAAAAATGCAGAAGCTCAGGAGGCGGTTTACGCCAAGTCACGTATTCTGGCAACTGCAAGCCATGATCTGCGCCAGCCGCTGCATGCGCTGTTTCTGCTGATTGATGCTCTGAAGGACGAGACCGGAGAAAAACGGCGGCAAATATTTGAGCGTATTGATTTATCACTGCACACATTACGAAAAATGTTTGATGCTTTGTTTGATATGTCGCGTCTGGATGCCAATGTGATACAGCCAGAACCGGTTCATTTTAATATTGGCCGGTTTCTGCAGAACCTGTATGACGAATATAAAGGAAATGCTGGCGAAAAAGGCCTGCAATTACGCTTTCACAGTGGCGAATACACGGTGTATTCAGACCGGATTCTGCTTGAGCGGATTATGCGTAATTTAATCAGTAATGCACTGCGCTATACCTATAGCGGAGGGGTTCTGATTGCTGCCCGTAAGCGCGGAGAGCACATTTTGCTTCAGGTCTGGGATACTGGTTCGGGTATTCCGAGGGAAAGCCAGGACAGAGCGTTTGTCGAATTCCAGCAGTTGCAGAATGCCCGTCAGGGAGAAGAGAAGGGGCTGGGCTTTGGTCTGGCCATTGTACGTCGTTTGTGCGAATTACAGGATTATCCTCTTACCCTGAGTTCTGTCGTCGGCAAAGGCAGTGTTTTCAGTCTGACAGTTCCCTGCGGAGATCCGCATAAAATTGTTAATCCTGCGGCCGAAAAACAACTGATCTGGCAACAGGGAGGACAGAAAATACTGGTGATTGATGATGATCTGCAGATACGCAGTGCAATGGCTGTGCTGTTACGCCAGTGGAACTTCGGGGTGGACATTGCCGGTTCAGCAGCAGAAGCGATCGCTGAAATTAAGCGGGCGGATTGTCTGCCCAATCTGATTCTTGCCGACTTCAGCCTGCAGGATGAATGTGATGGCGTTGATGCTGTTATGGTGCTGAGGCGGCATTTCAGGGTGGAGTTTCCGGCCATTATCATCACCGGATCAACGGCGCCTGAAGCACTGCAGCGTATTGAAAGTCATGGCCTGGCATTGCTGCAAAAACCGATTCAGCCTGCACATTTACGCAGTGCGATTCAGCATCATCTGTATTCCGGCGTGAGCCATAATAATTAATTCGGAAGTATGTAATAAGCGGGTCAGTGACCCGCTTAAAAGGTATCAGCGCAGTAGCTGAGCGTGTGGTTTCGCCAGCATAGCAATCACCGGATTACGGTTCATCACGTAATTTTTCAGTATCAGTGCAATAACAACACCGATAATAAAACCACCGACGTGTGCCCAGTAATCGATACCACCGCCACCAAC of the Thalassolituus hydrocarboniclasticus genome contains:
- a CDS encoding GNAT family N-acetyltransferase, translated to MIPVKLRDLQRQDKTAVMAMLQDSRVMRFLGPRRALTEDEADSWFENALDNPSRFAIAQSDTDEFIGFCGIKEIEGVLDFGYFIRSEFWGNGIVVRASRLALERLSAEIDTESVQVFIADDNVASKRVAQKLGWQVTHNGTKDGEYGGYYRIVL
- a CDS encoding DUF6151 family protein, giving the protein MHKIQCQCGALSGHVRGAGTCSRVVCYCADCQAFAKFLGRAGDVLDAQGGTEIVQLAQPRVVFSQGKEHLAAVRLSDQGMIRWYAACCNTPLGNTLPDPKVSFIGLIHSVLNRAKMAEDFGKNIAIVNVDSAIGEPKPKQKGLPGMIVRFLWIILSMRIGGKYRNSPLFTESGEPVVSPVILSGEELNNLKNTL
- a CDS encoding nucleotidyltransferase domain-containing protein, translating into MIKPAVKKEILARIENAEKEHGVRVLYAVESGSRAWGFESPNSDYDVRFIYAHPKDWYVAVDLEDKRDVIEYPIVDEIDINGWDIRKALKLFSRSNPAFVEWLQSPIVYLDRGDFARRSRELLSTVYCVEKGIYHYRSMAKTNYRGYLRDDLVPIKKYFYVLRPLLSIMWLEKYRKPAPIEFETLRQMIAGDRKLNEQISALLVRKKISLEKELAPPIPELNQFIESELERLESFADSTRKEQSVMDELNALFHASLVL
- a CDS encoding DUF1801 domain-containing protein, with product MDKNVKTRFDQYPDSARHQLSSLRSLIFQTAEHLQSGAVEESLKWGEPSYSVKSGSPIRIDWKPDTPHNCYVFFNCNTKLVDTFRVLYGDVLAFQGNRAIVLDLSAALPESALRHCIELTLTYKKRRHLPLLGA
- the sph gene encoding sphingomyelin phosphodiesterase — encoded protein: MTLKNAAFKPLLAASLLIAAMSGQAMSDTPTATQEATAPIPAPETSVSNLAYADDLKLLAYNVYMLTGAISDWSQQTRAELILQSDVIHGHDAIILNEIFDNGPAQTLLDGLKSQYPHQTPVLGRTKSGWNQTLGAYSNTAPEDGGVAIVSRWPIEEQIQYVYKEGCGADWLANKGFVYIRLDKNGHDYHVIGTHAQAEDGACSDPAAVRKSQFTEMQQFIASKNIPADQVLFIGGDFNVIKNSAEYPDMLETLHVNAPDAYAGFDTSWDPESNGIAAYNYPDLPSEYLDYIFVSRDHAQPTYWHNQSLDVTSPRWENKNYQYQELSDHYPIAGFSYADDNTRTESYRFVNQPYSAVKFRNQANGAYIKINASDNDGWIKVNGSASDAAASFNLDNWYPKNRAFCIRSNDFVQVQGNLRVGSYWNWWLGGGGGNYAYFTKQDNASNKLRIRILNDDGDCLKNGDQVVFVDRDTVSGKDYYLQRWPSGSWTDHLYMWSGSVGANETFTVEMGVGQKQDWTSKLRYVQ
- a CDS encoding LysR family transcriptional regulator, which gives rise to MDWGSVNFDWNHARAFLISAEQGSLSAAARLLNTSQPTLSRQVAALEQELGITLFERVGKGLQLTDSGAALLEHLRPMAEAANRFALTAAGQSQLTEGPVCIAASEIDAIFRLPAVIDAIRQREPGIQLEIVVSNNISDLQRREADIAIRSFRPEQPDLIVRKLADEPIWLYGSHEYLNNLDAVNKAAGKSKTSIDPHIQIIGFERNDRLMNILNQHGWQLSQKNFPIVTTFQMLQWQLVKQGNGLGFFPQQIGDAEPTFRRAFSERGAPVTVPLWLVCHRELRTNPRVKRVFDLLAEMLTEGN
- a CDS encoding NAD(P)-dependent oxidoreductase codes for the protein MKKICIVGISGKLGQYMTEHALARGYEVVGVCRPQSVAKLSRFAGQIRIFPGRTDEREVIRAAVADCDAVLTVLAPWGVQGYATNTAQAVLDFAPAEARLVFSCGWHISRDGKDRYSWQLRLFVALFGRLARWLWLADLSDQEEACRRVFNSKKRWTVVRGSDLEEGEPEGLPRWSEHVGDAVLASNLTRRTDFALFMVAAISNDELIHKAPAIVGCRSVSALAAGA
- a CDS encoding methyltransferase family protein, whose translation is MKFLQLKIPPLLLTGLTALLMLLPVMLRTGHISGWHGLRSPLLVITLALFFAGAVFCLAGVASFRRARTTVNPMRPQQASTLVQTGVYRLSRNPMYTGFVLLLGALAMVLGNYLSALCIPLFISYMNHFQIEAEEKALSELFGDEYRAYCQRVRRWL
- the hemH gene encoding ferrochelatase; the encoded protein is MNSPQRPPFGVLLANLGTPEAPTPKAVREYLAEFLWDKRVVDVPRPLWWLILHGVILRIRPGRVAKAYASVWGEHGSPLMTISRAQQQALKEALKAQYGCDIPVVLAMTYGQPSMEQAGRELRAAGVDKMLVLPLYPQFSSSTTAAVFDRLAKALKPCPHLPETRWVNEYHQHPAYIKALADSVREYWAEHGQGDRLLMSFHGIPQRYEDRGDPYPSQCRATALALAAELGLNEEQWLCSFQSRFGREEWVKPYTDFTLTDWGKAGVGRVDVISPAFAADCLETLEELDVENRETFLHNGGREYHYIPCLNDRADHIGMMAQLVKDNTQGW
- a CDS encoding LabA-like NYN domain-containing protein, with the translated sequence MKERIALFVDVQNIYYTTRQTFGCHFNYQAFWDQLTGGREVVRAVAYAIDRGDAAQMNFQRILHNIGFEVRLKPFIQRRDGSAKGDWDVGITIDLLDAAPEADIVVLASGDGDFDLALERVKRSGAQAWAFGVEALTAQALIKAADRFIAIDESLLLRR